DNA from Leishmania donovani BPK282A1 complete genome, chromosome 34:
TCACCGACGGATGCTATGCTTCCCAAGTATTCGTCTGGCCCGACGCGTGCGCATAGTGGCGCGAGAGCCGCCGAGCCCTCTACTGCGCTGCCAGCCTCCGGCCGCCGGGTTCGGTGGTACTGGTTGGGGGATGCACATAGCCACTTCTCCACGGCCACCCGCCGCGCAGAAAACGACTTGGCCGCCGCGAAACCGCTCAGCGAGCGACCTCAGCCGGCTCTGAGCGGGGCTAGTCCGGCGCTTCCGTGGACGGAGTGTCACGCCTTTGACGGCCGTACTGACTGCTGGTACAGTCTGGGGACGTGGGCGACCCACCGGCGCCACCTACGAGAGGTGGAGCGGGCAGTGGAGGAGGGTGCGAGCAGGAACAGCGGTGACGTTCGGCTGGGCTGGCTGAAATGGACGTCGTCTCTCGTCAGCTGGCCCGACACGTCAACGATGCTCGTGCATAGGGCCGGCATCTAcatggtgcgcgtgtgcctcgTGCGTCACTGCGCGTCGGCGAGCCTGTGTAGCGGGGCAGGGCGCGCAGAGTCTGTCGGCCGcgactgcggcagcggtggtgcgctggcgctctGTATGAACGGCGTCGCGGTGGCCGGGCTGCGGGAGGTGgtcacgcacgcgcttctcTACACTCactccgccgcctctcctgccGAGGCTGCCGCACCGTGGTGGGCCACGCGAGGCagatcgcgcagcacctgtgCTTCTGCAGGCAACTATTGCTCTGCCGTTGACGGTGTTGCGCACTCACCCGCATGCGCATCCCCTGGCGGGTCACCCTCGCGGCGTCGCTTCCACGGTGACATCGCCGACGCGActcagcgccagcggcccTGCTGCGAaccagcgcagctgcacacgaACACCCTCACTGCCTGCCTCTTCCTGCCGGCGGGTGCGatgctgcaggtgcgctgccgcgggcTGCACAACACCAAAACGATTCACGAAGCCTTCTGTGAGCTCGAGTACGTGGTGTGAGGTGATGATCGGCGCACAGATATATGCACAGAGTTCGCcattttttttccgtttttgccctcttccccccaACTACTTCTTGGTACCCGGAGGCACGTGTCTGGGCGTGTCCGCgtgatgcgtgtgtgtatgcgtctGTACTCGTGCGCGGCGCAGACAAGGACAGTAGTTGGGGACAGCGAGAGGGCAGACGACGGAGAAGCCCAACGGACTCGGGATGCAAAGGGGTGGGTGCACCACTGCGGTTGTCATAGACGCAAGCAGAGATATCCCCTGCAGAAACGCATGAGACACGCACAACCGTAGAAATAGCCTCACAAGAAGAGTGCCATACGTCTGCCTGGTGGCAAATGCCTACGACGCAGCGTCCGATCGCAAGAGCATCACTGAGCGGCCGCATCATGCGTCCTGATCGCCTTGTTCGCGGTTTCTTTCGAGCCTTATGGTGTGATGCGAGTCTTTTGCCGCTTTTGTTTCTGTGTAATTTGCATGACCCTTGGCGAAGCCATACACGAATGCGATGCAGAGATGCTTCattgccccctccccctcccactgTCTACCTTTCTACACCCCAAatcttctctcctctgtcGCCTTCACCCCCTGTGCTGGTGTGTCTCTTCGTACCCGTACtcgtccctctctcgtctctctctgagtgtgcgtgtctctggCGCATAGTGCATCAGTCTTGTCGGCTTGACTGCTGTGTTTGTCGAGAGTGCTGTcgatgcgcgtgtgctcgtgtgcggaGGTAGTCGCTTGTCTCTCGCCTGTTCTTTGCTTTTTATGAGAACACGTTTTTCACTTCCCCACTCACGTCACACAccgatctctctctcctctcacGACGGCCCAAACGCGAGACGGATCGCCGGCATCCGACTCTCTGCCACGTCGCATTCGACTAACTAAGCGACTTTGAGAAGGCGAAAAGCACGCAGGggcgcagacacgcatacacatagGCGGCGTCATCACAGGGAGTACAGAACTTCATTGTCTCAAGCAAGCGTACGCGAGCCACAGCAAAGCAGAAcaagaacaaaaagaaaagatgGGGCAATCCAACGGCGCAGCGCTCGCCAAGGACACCATCGCGTCTGAGCAGTTCCTCAAGTACCAAGAGGCGCGCCACCGCATCGTGCACCGCGCCTTTGTGAAGTGTGTCGTGCCATCTTCGAAGGGCAAGGATGACGGGTACGACCTCACACCAGAGgagcgcatgtgtgtggaGGAGTTCGCCATTCTCTACGCCGGATTCGCCAAGAAGGAGTTTCTGCACTTTAGTAGCCTGTATGAGCAGTACCAGCGCGACCAGTACGAGAAGATGCGGTTGGaggtgatgcagcagcaggcccgCAAAGACATCCAGCATTGATGTCTGCGGCCCTGAGTGGCACGGATGCAAGGCAGGGCCGGTGAGAGTAGAAGCGTTCACACTTCTTTCCTCATGCCTCTCAAATTCTTGGGCTTGCCGATGCGTGAGCTTGCGTTCGGGTGCACCACCTGATCTTTAGTGCCGTTTTCCGGCAGCGCTGTGCTGGGTATGGAGAGGTTGCCTCCCCTCGGTGATGACCCACGCAGACGGACACGGCCGCAAACTGCAGTGGATGGTTGGCTGCTGTCTCCCCGCGCCTTTCGCGCTTCATCAGCTGCCTCACAGTTTCTTCCCGTTGCTCCGTggcgttttgtttttgttgtaTGTGGCCTGGCCGTGTTTcacatcatcatcatcaaGCTCCTCTCGCCGGAGTTCACTTACTGTGTGCCTAGTTCATGTAAGCATCGGACATATGAGGCGTTGAAAGGGCCACATAAGagccaaaaaaaagagggaaaacAAGAAGTAAGCTGGAGCGAGGGTCAGGGTCGATGCGCCACGCAATACATGCGGacgcggtgtgcgtgtgtgtgtgtgtttgtgtgcaccGCATGCGGCTTtaagcatacacacacacacacacacacaacgcagGATGGAGAGGCGCTTCGTGGCAAACCGTTGCCAAGACGCatttctcttcctctctgcttGGAAGGTCGGCGTGTGCTCTCGCGCCTTGGCGCACGCGTTTGCATGCGTGCGTCCCCCACTATCTGAGCGCAAGCTTCCGCGTCTGTCCCTCATTGAGagacgaaaaagaagggagTCTGCACGCTGCACAAGTGGTAGGTAATCTCTCCTGCCAACGAATCAGACAACGacgtagggggagggggctgtgTATACGCAGCCTTACGTGTGCCGTCCTCTCACATCGAACGCGGCACCCTGCCTTTACCTCGTttcgtgtctctctcttcacctttgttctttctcttccctgGTGCGCGGCGAACACACCTtaccgcgacgacggcgacaccaTCATGTCCTCAGCTCggggtgccgcagcgcaaACTACATCATCTCGTCAGCTGTTAGCGCACATTCACAGCGGAAACGCACAAAGCATCGTGCGAGCGCGGCTGTTAGACGTCTGTAATATCCCCAGTCAGATGCATtagcccctctccctttaTTTCCCTTTTCCTGCTCGTCGCTCTGCAGCCTATTTGTGGCTGGACCGCCTCTCTCCGTCACCGCAGTcagcaacacacacacacacacacacacaccatctCTTTTCTGCTTTGAGCGTTTTATCATGTGCCTTCCTTTAAGGAGCACCGCGCATCGACTTGATCAACGCGTGCCATAACTGAATTGCTCTAAAGACATTCATCGCCGTCTTTCCGCGACGGAGGCCAGCGCCGCAAGCACCCATACGTACCGGAGGCACATCAATACATTCCTCTCTTCTCGTCCGCCTACACCCTCGCATACAGCCTTCGGCATCGAACACTTCTCGCGCACTGGCGCATCTCTCTGGCACACGGAGCGGAGTTCGCACGAAAGCGAAACGGAAGTGGTTGTCTGCACAAGAGCACGGTGAGACccttcgcagcagcgcttcaaCTCGCGCATAGAtacacgtacacatacacacacacacacacacacatacgcacatacgcacactcGCGCGCGAGCGACTttcttccccctctctccccatCACTGGAttatagagagagagcgcgtcTTGGAGACGCAGACGTCTGATTTTCGTGGCGTATGGATCACACATCAAAGTAGTAACGCGTACACTGCGCATCTGTCTTGCGTTCACTggctgcctccgcctcttttcctttcgcaTCTCTCACACGTGCCCGCATCTTTCTGTCTTatcatcacacacacacacgcacatacacacacacacacacacaggcacaggcacagaggTTCGCCTGTTATTTCGCTTTCtgttggcgtgtgtgtgtgtggcgtaAGCGATCTCTGacgtgcctctctctctgtatatatatatatatatatgtatacatatacaGAGTATCCCACGATCTTTCCTGCTTCAGTTGCTTTTCGcactctctgcctctctttgCGCGTTTACATTGATACTGCtcgggaggaggggggaggtgagGCGTCTTCCACAGGGTCCGCGAGACCAACAAGGAAAGCACAGGCGAGCGGCAAGGACACAATCCCTTCACTAGAGAAGATTCCCATACATGCGAGCAAAGATAGACGACGAGAACTCGTCCGTGGCCGTCACGCTTCTGCCTTCAGCACAGGTGGAGCCTCTGGCCAGCTCTCAGCCTCCCacacgcaccggcgccgtggGCACCATGGTGAACACTGATGTCATCGATGCACGAGGCAATGATGCAGAAAGCTCTGGTGGCGGGAGCGCGCCATCTTCGATGGCCACGACGACTACAATCAACGCAGTCTTCTACAACCCCtccgcgcagctgccgacgccgccaccactgcatCGGAactcgtcgtcgccggcgccgatgcagcaTCTGCAGCACGAGGAACCGCAGCGACTTCGAGCTGTCCCCTACTTTCCTGCGTCCTGCGAGTCCGACAGCAACGAGGAGCCTCTCTTCCAGCATCCTCCACCTGCAAAGCCCAGAGCACCCCTTCGGCCGGCCCCGCAGTCGGGCCGTCTGTGGGGCGCTGTGAGTgcgacgccgtcgtccgCCGGCTTTGTTAGCGGTGGAACCGCTCCGTACGCTTCCCTTCTCCACACCTCATCCGTCCCGGCCGTGGCAGACACAGAGTCGTCGAGCACAACAGCGGGACATGGCTTAGTTGTCGGCTGTGAAACCTCGAATCACTGCCTTCCGGCGTCCATCAAGGCGCACCCCCCTGCGTCCGCCACTAGCCCTGCAAGCATACACGGAGGCTACTCGGACAGTGTCAGTGACTCcacggcaacgacgacggTTGGAAATCATAGCAGTGGCGGCCGCGGGCTGCGACGGCCTCCGTTAATGACGGGGCCCAAcggcgcggcagtgccgtTGGCGTCACCGATGCTGAGTGGGCCGCAGGGTCGGTGGGTAAGGTCTTCGGGcgacgagagcagcagcggctttGCAACCCTGGCTGTGCCTGCGACGCCTGCCAACTTGGGGGACACGGTACTCGTCGCCGAGCCGCCGACACCAACGAAGCAACGTCGCACGATTCACACAGGAATGGGCAACACGGTAAGTCTTTCATGCGgaggcatcggcgccgctcctcggttgtccacctccgctgcagccagcACCGGAACCTGCgcctcggctgctgccgcaacgtccgccgccgctgttgccggAGGTGCGTCACCAAAGCCGTCTCTGCGCATTGCCGCGCCATTTCGAGGACTCGGCTACAACCCAGCGGCTAACAGCGTATCAGCGCCTGCTTCGCGTGCCACCACGTCGAGCATGAGCAccgcccctccaccgccgtcctTCAAGTGCTACCGCCGCGAGGGCAGCCGGAAGCGGTCCGCCGACGTTCTGTCGCAGTTCAGCGCACTTGACCTTGATGAAACACCAGCAACGCCTTTTGCGCAGACGGGCACCAGTCGTTTTACCAGCATCAACCACAACGGCAACGGGCACAACGCCTTCCCATCGCAGCCGTCACCGTCGACGGCTGTCTACCggggcgccggcggcggcagcaatGCGATCAGCACCGTTTCCCCTCTTACCATAGACTACGCCACACCTGTGGCTCTGTCTCAGCAGATTGGTGGCTCGAATGCCTTctcgcaggtgctgctgcatccaTCTCAGGACGTTCTGGACATGTCGCAGGCCGAAACGGAATGCTCGAACTTCTTGGCGCGGCGCATCCTAAAGGAGTACAACGAAGTACGACttctcggcagcggctccttCGGCACGGTCTCCTTGTTCAAGGAGATCAGCTCAGGCGAGTATGTCGCAGTGAAgatgtcgccgccgctacgGACGCCGGAGATGGAGCGGCGATACCGCCGCGAGCGGTCTGTGATGGGCATGGTGCGGGGGCTGCCGCACGTCGTGCAGCTCTCTGCCGCCTGGGAGGAAGGTCGGGTGCCGCGCATGTATCTGCAGCTGGAGTACTGTCCTGGCGGCTCCGTCGCATCTGTCGCGAACGCGAAGCAGAGCCGGAATGAGCCCTGgtcggaggcggaggtgaaggTATTCCTAGCTCACATGAGCATCGCACtcgatgcgctgcaccgcgccaaCATTGCGCACGTCGACTTCAAGCCGGACAACGTCCTCGTCGATAAGGACGGGGCGTACAAGTTGTCTGATTTCGGCTGCAGCGTGCTACTGGATGAGAGAGGCCGACCGAGACCAGAGACGCGGAACGGCTACGGATCCCTGGCACGAGGCCAACGAGCTGGCTGGGTCGGAGGTGTCGCGTGCGCGAACCCGAACGGCGGACCTGCTGTTCACACAGGTGCTGGCGTTGGAGCTGGCGGGCTGGGATCTTCCCTGGACTTCAACAACTGGAACGAAGGCAACGAGCTGAGCACGATGAGCATTGACGAGGGCGATTGCCGGTACCTGTGCGCCGACATGCTGAATGAAAAACAGCACTTCAAGGCTGGTGACATGTTCTCGCTAGGGATGTCGCTTTTCGAACTCATGTCAGGCCAGCCACTCCCCCGCAATGGCGATCAGTTCCTagcgctccgccgccgcgtgccggtggaggtgctgcgccgccgcggataCTCGGCCGACCTGGTGGAGCTTGTCGTGGCGCTCTTGCGTAGCGATCCCCCACAGCGACCGACTGCACGACAGGTTCTACAGTACCTCCGGCTCTCTTCCGAGGAACTTCAGCTGCTGTCGAGCGCCTCGGCGATGAAGCGGTGGACAGAGAGCGCTGAAAGCTTTTTGCAactgcaggaggaggagcggcagcagccaccgctcGGCAAGGATGGTGTCTTGGCTGCCACCGTGGACGCGCTGCGGTGTGTGAGTGCGCTCATGGAGGCGTCAATGTGGCTCTTCACGACAACTCAGCAGGATGTGCACCGACTCGCTGCCCCAGCAAACGCTGGCAAGggagaggatgaggaggatgagcggcaccgccagcaAACTCAGCAGCCACAACCGCAGCCGTTGCTCCAGCTCCCTCGCGGACAACAATTAGAAGACTTGCCCATGTCTCCGATCCAGTGCGATGAGGC
Protein-coding regions in this window:
- a CDS encoding serine/threonine-protein kinase, putative — protein: MRAKIDDENSSVAVTLLPSAQVEPLASSQPPTRTGAVGTMVNTDVIDARGNDAESSGGGSAPSSMATTTTINAVFYNPSAQLPTPPPLHRNSSSPAPMQHLQHEEPQRLRAVPYFPASCESDSNEEPLFQHPPPAKPRAPLRPAPQSGRLWGAVSATPSSAGFVSGGTAPYASLLHTSSVPAVADTESSSTTAGHGLVVGCETSNHCLPASIKAHPPASATSPASIHGGYSDSVSDSTATTTVGNHSSGGRGLRRPPLMTGPNGAAVPLASPMLSGPQGRWVRSSGDESSSGFATLAVPATPANLGDTVLVAEPPTPTKQRRTIHTGMGNTVSLSCGGIGAAPRLSTSAAASTGTCASAAAATSAAAVAGGASPKPSLRIAAPFRGLGYNPAANSVSAPASRATTSSMSTAPPPPSFKCYRREGSRKRSADVLSQFSALDLDETPATPFAQTGTSRFTSINHNGNGHNAFPSQPSPSTAVYRGAGGGSNAISTVSPLTIDYATPVALSQQIGGSNAFSQVLLHPSQDVLDMSQAETECSNFLARRILKEYNEVRLLGSGSFGTVSLFKEISSGEYVAVKMSPPLRTPEMERRYRRERSVMGMVRGLPHVVQLSAAWEEGRVPRMYLQLEYCPGGSVASVANAKQSRNEPWSEAEVKVFLAHMSIALDALHRANIAHVDFKPDNVLVDKDGAYKLSDFGCSVLLDERGRPRPETRNGYGSLARGQRAGWVGGVACANPNGGPAVHTGAGVGAGGLGSSLDFNNWNEGNELSTMSIDEGDCRYLCADMLNEKQHFKAGDMFSLGMSLFELMSGQPLPRNGDQFLALRRRVPVEVLRRRGYSADLVELVVALLRSDPPQRPTARQVLQYLRLSSEELQLLSSASAMKRWTESAESFLQLQEEERQQPPLGKDGVLAATVDALRCVSALMEASMWLFTTTQQDVHRLAAPANAGKGEDEEDERHRQQTQQPQPQPLLQLPRGQQLEDLPMSPIQCDEACTPTALNY